A portion of the Adhaeribacter radiodurans genome contains these proteins:
- a CDS encoding glycoside hydrolase family 26 protein, producing the protein MPKKLMLSVIFVLLAFQVVQAQKNKPIDRKATRQTKALYHNLRKLAKKQTLFGHQHATEYGHGWMGDFDRSDVKSVTGSHPAIIGIDFSGFSGRPAEAIQTAKERVRKTVIDTYNRGGVITAAWHFSNPISPGGFNWVDSVSKPAVGSIIPGGEAHAQYKEILRGVGEWAHTVKGNDGKLVPIIFRPYHEFDGGWFWWGKPHASREDFITLWQFTVSYLRDSLQVHNFIYAFSPDNKFRTEAQYLERYPGDEWVDMVGVDNYGDMGRNRFAPDTAALKLKIVSDYAQKAGKLAAFTETGLESIPDTTWWTNMLLKTMKTYPVQLTYVLVWRNDMRSPTHFYAPFPGQVSAPNFLKFYRDPYTLFEKDLKKIYRRKFLGIF; encoded by the coding sequence ATGCCGAAAAAGTTAATGTTGTCTGTAATTTTTGTGTTGTTGGCATTTCAGGTAGTTCAGGCGCAAAAGAATAAACCCATCGATCGGAAAGCTACCCGGCAAACCAAAGCCTTATACCATAATCTACGGAAGCTAGCCAAAAAACAGACGCTTTTCGGTCATCAGCACGCCACCGAATACGGCCATGGCTGGATGGGCGACTTTGATCGCTCCGACGTAAAATCGGTAACCGGCTCGCACCCCGCCATAATTGGAATAGATTTTAGCGGCTTTTCGGGTAGGCCAGCAGAGGCAATCCAGACGGCTAAAGAACGGGTAAGAAAGACGGTAATAGATACCTACAACCGGGGAGGCGTAATTACGGCAGCCTGGCATTTTTCTAATCCCATATCTCCGGGTGGTTTCAATTGGGTCGATTCGGTATCTAAACCGGCAGTAGGTTCTATTATTCCGGGTGGCGAGGCGCACGCGCAGTATAAAGAAATTCTGCGGGGAGTTGGCGAGTGGGCCCATACGGTAAAAGGCAATGATGGTAAGTTAGTACCTATTATTTTCAGGCCGTACCACGAGTTCGACGGCGGTTGGTTTTGGTGGGGCAAACCCCACGCTTCGCGCGAAGATTTTATTACATTATGGCAGTTTACCGTTTCGTATTTACGCGACAGCTTACAGGTGCACAATTTTATTTACGCTTTTTCGCCGGATAATAAATTCAGAACCGAAGCGCAATATTTAGAGCGGTACCCCGGCGACGAGTGGGTAGATATGGTAGGGGTTGATAATTACGGCGATATGGGCCGGAACCGTTTTGCTCCCGATACAGCAGCTTTAAAACTTAAAATTGTATCAGATTACGCGCAGAAAGCTGGCAAATTAGCCGCTTTTACCGAAACCGGTCTAGAGTCCATTCCAGATACTACCTGGTGGACCAACATGCTTCTGAAAACCATGAAAACTTACCCGGTGCAACTTACTTACGTGCTGGTTTGGCGCAACGATATGCGCAGCCCTACTCACTTCTACGCACCGTTTCCTGGCCAGGTAAGCGCACCTAACTTCCTGAAGTTTTACCGCGACCCCTATACCTTATTCGAAAAAGATCTGAAGAAAATCTACCGACGAAAGTTTTTAGGAATTTTCTAA